CATACGCATACCTCTATTCACATGGTTCTGTTTTCTAAGATATGATAGAAGACAAGAAACAAAAGCTAACGAGCATTATCTCTTTTGTTTTCTCATGTCTGTATAATAAAATAAGAGAAGACATGAGTTATTCAATCTTGTACGTATAACTTGTCATGTGTGATACATATCTGTGGATATAATTAATGAACAACTTAAGCTTTGACAGAGACTTGTTGTTCTGCTGTTGAGAAACTTCATGTCCCCACTTTAAATTCTCATTAACTAAATCTATTTAGATCACAGAGATGTGAGAATATGATCACCACAGAACATGAAGAACAGAAACTTGCTGGTCTTTATTATTGACAAAACAAATGTCTTATCTAAACAAACATTGAGAAAACAAGCCCTTGTGTATTACATATGGAGTTTGTTTTAGTTTATTGTCCTACATTCAATTAATAATCTTATCACCACAAATTGCATTGACCTATAACTTTTTCAAGTTGGTTCAGACAATACCATGTGAAACTCTGCTCTAGTTTGTCCCATTGTTCAAGACCACAAGTTTGAGAGAGGTCCGAACTCAATTCATTGATCTTTCTATATATACACATGACATTACCCATTCTTTCAAAATCATCAACCAGCAAACAAGCAATATATATCCAATAACTTGAATCTTTTCATACATCTTCGAAGCTTCAGACAAAGAAACTAGAAATGGCTTTTGTAAGAAATCTATTGGGTGCCAAGAAGATTCTTGGAGCCGCAACAAGCAAAAGGGCGGCCTCAGCGGCACCAAAGGGGTTTCTTGTGGTGTACGTAGGAGAGAGCCAGAAGAAGAGATATGTGGTGCCAATCTCATACTTGAGCCAGCCTACTTTTCAAGCTCTTCTGAGCAAATCGGAAGAAGAGTTTGGGTTTGATCATCCAATGGGCGGCTTAACGATCCCTTGTCCTGAAGATATCTTCATCAACGTAACGTCTAGGCTCCAATGATGATGATCAAACATATTGTTCTTCTAGTTAGAGATATACTTTGTTCCTTGTAAATAGAGGATAGTTTGTTTTTTTTCCTCTCTTTCTTCCCGAAAGAGTTCTAAAATTTGAAAGTGGAATACAAATTTTTATGCTATAAACATACATAATTCATGTTAAAGTAATTCATTTTTGATCAATCATTGAAAAAAAATATCATTACAACTTTAAGATAACCCAAGTTAAAATCATGCTCCAGTTTACATTTCCAAGGGAATGTGTGGATCCTCAACTTTCAATAATCAGTCCTTCAAACATGTTTTACTACTGTATATATCAGTCTTACAGCTCACGTAACTGTGAGAATAATGATTTAATATATTAAATCTCAAAGATCGGAATATTTATTGTTCTCTTGAAATGGTAAGGTGATAGACACTTGTATTTTCGTTACTTCTAACTAACTTAAACAGTGAAGATCCCTTCGCATTCAATCATCCATTTCTTGAATAATAGATGAAAAGAGCAACATGGGAGACCTGTTAGTGTAGACAACATGTATAAACTCATTTCATTGATTCATCTGTATGTCCTGAAACAGAACAATCTCTTCATATCATTCACACTCAAGCAATCCAAGTTTCTAAGATTTAATTTATATTTTTAGAAAGTTTTCTTCATTAGCATAGACACATTTAACAGCAAAAATTTCATTTACATTAAGCTTTGAACCTATTGAACAACTCTTTTTCTCAGGAAGAACGAGGAAGAAAAAGGTTGACCTATTTACATTGAATAATTCTATCTCTAACTCACGACTAGAAAACGTTAGATCTATCTACTCCTTTGGAACATCTTCCCCTTTAGCTCAGAAGTCACATTTATGAAAGTATCTTCAGGACAAGGGATGGTTAAGCCCCCCATCGGATGATTGAACCCAAACTCTTCTTCAGACTTACTGAGTAGAGCTTGAAACAAAGGCTGGTTCAAATATGAGACAGGAACAATATATCTCTTCTTCTGGACCTGGTCCTCGCCAACATACACAGCAAGAAACCCTTTTGGTGTTTTAGCCGCTACAGAGCGGCTAAGGATCTTCTTTGCACCTAAGAGACCTCTCACCAAAGCCATTTATAGTATTTGAAAATCTCAATTGAAGATGGGTTGAGGATTAACAAGTTAAATGCTTAGATTGTTTTGATACTTGGTGATGTGAAGAATCGATTCTGTTTCTGGATGTATAAATAGATCAATGAAGTAACCAATGAACCTGTGGTCTACAACTTCAAGCGTGTGGGACATGCAAGAACAGAGTTTCACATGGTGTTGTTTTTAAGTTATGACAAGCAATGAAAGCTAATTAACATTATATGCACTTCACAAGGGTTTTGTTTCCTCAGTGTCTTTATAATTTTATGAAAATGAGATATTGCAATCTTCTCTCGTCTATAATAAACCATTATTATCAGGTTTTGTTTGTTAATGATCTGGTGGGACCTTCAGTTGCCTACCAAGAGAACAAGGACACACTCGCTTTCAAAGAACATGATCTCATGGTGTGAAACTTTAATTTGATTGAAATGTAAGCGCGACTTAACTGTCAGGCTGTCACATCCATGTGAATATCACTGCAAAGCCCTAATCAAACCACCACCATCAGAGTGATCATACGATGAGGCCTCATGAGATCAAAATGTTGGGCTATGGCTTGACAAAGCATGTGTCAGTACGTACTAGCTGAGATCTCTGGACCAGAATTTGGATTTGATCACCCAATGGGTAGGACTTAACAATCCTTTGCTGATCCAAAACACACATCTCTTCATCATATACATAGAAATCTCTTCCCCTAGACTAATGCAACAGTTCTCTTTGCATCTCAGCCAGTTGTACAAGACAATCAAACTCTTGAAGTCTTCAACGTCAGAGTATGATGTTCATTCATCATAATATTGTGCAATAAAGCATGGCTAAAAAGATGAGATAGTACAGTTACAAAAGAAAAAGAAAAAGAGATAGTGAAGGTGCCCACATAAACTAAAGCAGAGAGAGGAAGAGTCATGTGAGTATATGTAACAGAGTCAAATAAAAATGCTTCCTTTTAAAGTTTTGTTTCCTCCATCGTTACGCCTCATTTCCATTTCTCTCTCTCACCAACGCCATGGACGAGACCCAAATCGCATCCCTCCTCAAATCATCCGACCTCTTCCCTCTCCCTCAAAGCCTCAAACTTTCCTACGGAACAGCCGGATTCCGCGGCGACGCAACGCTCCTAGCCTCCACCGTCCACAGAGTCGGCATCCTCTCATCCCTCCGCTCCCTCAAGCTCGCACCCTCCACCATCGGACTCATGATCACAGCCTCCCACAACAAAGTCTCCGACAACGGCGTCAAAGTCTCCGACCCATCCGGCGAAATGCTCTCCCAAGAATGGGAGCCCTTCGCGGATCAGATCGCCAACGCGTCTTCTCCTCAAAAGCTCGTCTCTTTGATCAGAGAGTTCGTCGAAAGAGAAGAGATTTCAATCGGAGACGGCGGTGAGGGAGGAGAGGTGTGGCTGGGGAGAGATAGTAGACCTAGCGGCGAAGCCCTTCTCCGAGCTGC
The DNA window shown above is from Brassica oleracea var. oleracea cultivar TO1000 chromosome C3, BOL, whole genome shotgun sequence and carries:
- the LOC106332817 gene encoding auxin-responsive protein SAUR21-like, coding for MAFVRNLLGAKKILGAATSKRAASAAPKGFLVVYVGESQKKRYVVPISYLSQPTFQALLSKSEEEFGFDHPMGGLTIPCPEDIFINVTSRLQ
- the LOC106333036 gene encoding auxin-responsive protein SAUR21-like; this translates as MALVRGLLGAKKILSRSVAAKTPKGFLAVYVGEDQVQKKRYIVPVSYLNQPLFQALLSKSEEEFGFNHPMGGLTIPCPEDTFINVTSELKGKMFQRSR